From the Amycolatopsis thermoflava N1165 genome, one window contains:
- a CDS encoding Pr6Pr family membrane protein, translating to MRIARVWFGLHALVVLTGVVTQLFVTSGVMGGRYESAAARMANVFAYFTIQSNLIVGFTSLLLAIRPLRTSTVFRTLRLDGVLAIAITGIVFHLVLADLQDLTGWAWVADFLLHTASPLLGVLGWLLFGPRRAVTPRIIGWSVVYPVAWVAFTLVRGAVDGFYPYPFIDVTALGYGRVAVNCLVIAVLFLALAFGAMLLDRLLGRGLDDPDEPRLRRDVQHRPAESGRE from the coding sequence ATGAGGATCGCTCGCGTCTGGTTCGGGCTGCACGCCCTGGTGGTGCTGACCGGCGTGGTCACACAGCTGTTCGTCACCTCGGGCGTGATGGGCGGCCGCTACGAGTCCGCGGCCGCGCGGATGGCCAACGTGTTCGCCTACTTCACGATCCAGTCCAACCTGATCGTGGGATTCACGAGTCTGCTGCTGGCGATCCGTCCACTGCGGACGTCCACAGTGTTCCGCACCCTGCGGCTGGACGGCGTGCTCGCGATCGCGATCACCGGCATCGTGTTCCACCTCGTGCTGGCCGACCTTCAGGACCTCACCGGTTGGGCGTGGGTGGCCGACTTCCTGTTGCACACCGCGTCCCCGCTGCTCGGGGTGCTCGGGTGGCTGCTGTTCGGGCCGCGCCGCGCGGTCACCCCGCGGATCATCGGCTGGTCGGTGGTCTACCCGGTCGCGTGGGTGGCGTTCACGCTGGTCCGCGGCGCGGTCGACGGCTTCTACCCGTACCCGTTCATCGACGTGACCGCGCTCGGGTACGGGCGGGTGGCGGTGAACTGCCTGGTGATCGCGGTGCTGTTCCTCGCGCTCGCGTTCGGCGCGATGCTGCTCGACCGGCTGCTAGGGCGTGGCCTCGACGACCCGGACGAGCCCCGTCTCCGGCGGGACGTGCAGCACCGCCCGGCCGAATCCGGCCGCGAGTAG
- a CDS encoding TetR/AcrR family transcriptional regulator, with protein MTVTPPGQRERLSPNQLAKQEQIVEAARQVLARDGLAGCTARAIADASPLTKSAIHYYFSDTDVLVDRAMAAHVTTFLDDLRGVAARHDDPRDKLWAVLEAYLDAFTERPNSAFLWFEYWIAVSRADHPEAIEAMLRSVTELLTELLADVGVIDPRARARALMSYLLGAVVQQRVRRRPFATLREEIESLCLP; from the coding sequence GTGACCGTCACCCCGCCGGGGCAGCGCGAGCGGCTTTCGCCGAACCAGCTCGCCAAGCAGGAGCAGATCGTCGAAGCCGCCCGGCAGGTGCTGGCCAGGGACGGGCTCGCCGGGTGCACCGCCCGCGCCATCGCCGACGCGAGCCCGCTCACCAAGAGCGCGATCCACTACTACTTCAGCGACACCGACGTGCTCGTCGACCGCGCGATGGCCGCGCACGTCACGACGTTCCTCGACGACCTCCGCGGGGTGGCCGCCCGCCACGACGACCCGCGGGACAAGCTGTGGGCGGTCCTGGAGGCCTACCTCGACGCCTTCACCGAGCGCCCCAACTCCGCGTTCCTCTGGTTCGAGTACTGGATCGCCGTCAGCAGGGCCGACCACCCGGAGGCGATCGAGGCGATGCTCCGGTCGGTCACCGAACTGCTCACCGAACTGCTGGCGGACGTCGGCGTCATCGACCCGCGGGCCCGCGCCCGTGCCCTGATGTCCTACCTGCTCGGCGCGGTCGTGCAGCAGCGCGTCCGGCGGCGCCCGTTCGCCACCCTCCGTGAGGAGATCGAGTCGCTCTGCCTGCCCTAA
- a CDS encoding gamma carbonic anhydrase family protein translates to MPLFSFEGVSPTVHPDAWIAPTATLIGDVVIEKDVSIWYGAVLRADFGKIIVREGANIQDNSVVHVNTGVCEIGRNVTVGHMCLVHDCTVGEQALIGNGSTVLDQSVIGERALIAAGSTVTPGTQVPPEVIAMGSPAKKFVPLTDSARGWVDHNAAIYQQLARRHAEGVAPVD, encoded by the coding sequence ATGCCTCTGTTCTCCTTCGAGGGCGTGAGCCCCACCGTGCACCCGGACGCCTGGATCGCGCCCACCGCGACCCTGATCGGCGACGTCGTGATCGAAAAGGACGTCTCCATCTGGTACGGCGCGGTGCTCCGGGCCGACTTCGGCAAGATCATCGTGCGCGAGGGCGCCAACATCCAGGACAACTCCGTGGTCCACGTGAACACCGGCGTGTGCGAGATCGGCCGCAACGTCACCGTCGGCCACATGTGCCTCGTGCACGACTGCACGGTCGGCGAGCAGGCCCTGATCGGCAACGGCTCGACCGTGCTGGACCAGTCGGTGATCGGCGAGCGCGCGCTGATCGCCGCCGGCTCCACGGTCACGCCCGGCACCCAGGTGCCGCCGGAGGTCATCGCGATGGGCAGCCCGGCCAAGAAGTTCGTGCCGCTGACCGACTCCGCGAGAGGCTGGGTCGACCACAACGCGGCCATCTACCAGCAGCTCGCGCGGCGGCACGCGGAAGGTGTCGCACCCGTCGACTAA
- the glyA gene encoding serine hydroxymethyltransferase — protein MTHQPAIPELTAADPQIAGLVEDEARRQAEKIRLIASENYVSQAVLEATGSVLTNKYSEGYAGKRYYEGQQFIDQVERLAIERAKALFGVDHANVQPYSGSPANLAAYLAFASPGDTVMGMALPDGGHLTHGWSVSATGKWFNPVRYGVRKETGRVDLDQVRELALEHRPKLIFAGGTAIPRTIDFPAFAEIAKEVGAVLVADIAHIAGLVAGGAHPSPVGHAPVITTTTHKTLRGPRGAMIMTDADHAKAIDKAVFPGLQGGPHNHTTAAIAVALGEAAKPEFRDYAHAIVANAKALAEALIERGFDLVSGGTDNHLLLVDLTSKQIGGKPAAQALDRAGIELNYNTVPFDPRKPFDPSGIRLGTAAITTRGLTPEHQPQIAEWIDRSIAAAAANDEDAINKIAGEVRDLLAAYPIPGYRA, from the coding sequence ATGACGCACCAGCCAGCCATCCCCGAGCTCACCGCTGCCGACCCGCAGATCGCCGGACTCGTCGAGGACGAGGCGCGCCGCCAGGCGGAGAAAATCCGCCTCATCGCCTCCGAGAACTACGTCTCCCAGGCGGTGCTGGAGGCCACCGGCTCCGTCCTCACCAACAAGTACTCCGAGGGCTACGCGGGCAAGCGGTACTACGAGGGCCAGCAGTTCATCGACCAGGTCGAGCGGCTCGCGATCGAGCGCGCCAAGGCGCTGTTCGGCGTCGACCACGCCAACGTGCAGCCGTACTCGGGCTCGCCCGCGAACCTGGCCGCCTACCTCGCGTTCGCCAGCCCCGGCGACACGGTGATGGGCATGGCGCTGCCCGACGGCGGCCACCTCACCCACGGCTGGTCGGTGTCGGCCACCGGCAAGTGGTTCAACCCGGTCCGCTACGGCGTGCGCAAGGAGACCGGCCGCGTCGACCTCGACCAGGTCCGCGAGCTGGCGCTGGAGCACCGCCCGAAGCTGATCTTCGCCGGTGGCACCGCGATCCCGCGCACCATCGACTTCCCGGCCTTCGCGGAGATCGCGAAGGAGGTCGGCGCCGTGCTGGTGGCCGACATCGCGCACATCGCCGGCCTGGTCGCCGGTGGCGCGCACCCGTCGCCGGTCGGCCACGCGCCGGTCATCACCACCACCACGCACAAGACCCTGCGCGGCCCGCGCGGCGCGATGATCATGACCGACGCCGACCACGCGAAGGCCATCGACAAGGCCGTGTTCCCCGGTCTGCAGGGCGGCCCGCACAACCACACGACGGCCGCCATCGCCGTCGCGCTGGGCGAGGCGGCCAAGCCGGAGTTCCGCGACTACGCCCACGCGATCGTGGCGAACGCCAAGGCGCTGGCCGAGGCCCTGATCGAGCGCGGCTTCGATCTGGTGTCCGGCGGCACCGACAACCACCTGCTGCTGGTCGACCTGACCAGCAAGCAGATCGGTGGCAAGCCGGCCGCGCAGGCGCTGGACCGCGCCGGCATCGAGCTGAACTACAACACGGTGCCGTTCGACCCGCGCAAGCCGTTCGACCCCTCCGGCATCCGGCTGGGCACCGCGGCCATCACCACCCGCGGGCTCACGCCGGAGCACCAGCCGCAGATCGCCGAGTGGATCGACCGCTCGATCGCCGCGGCCGCCGCGAACGACGAGGACGCGATCAACAAGATCGCCGGCGAGGTCCGCGACCTCCTGGCCGCGTACCCGATCCCCGGCTACCGGGCCTGA
- a CDS encoding inorganic diphosphatase: protein MEFDATIEIPKGERNKYEVDHKTGRIRLDRTLFTATQYPADYGFIDDTLGQDGDPLDVLVLVQEPTFPGCLIRCRAIGMFRMTDEKGPDDKVLAVPSDDPRLEHLRDIHHLNEFHKLEIEHFFQVYKDLEPAKSVEGSQWVGRAEAEAEIKRSYQREIDRLAKEAAEGGEHH from the coding sequence GTGGAGTTCGACGCCACGATCGAAATCCCCAAGGGGGAGCGCAACAAGTACGAGGTGGACCACAAGACCGGTCGCATCCGCCTGGACCGGACCCTGTTCACGGCCACCCAGTACCCGGCCGACTACGGCTTCATCGACGACACCCTTGGGCAGGACGGCGACCCGCTCGACGTGCTGGTGCTCGTCCAGGAGCCGACGTTCCCGGGCTGCCTGATCCGCTGCCGCGCGATCGGCATGTTCCGGATGACGGACGAGAAGGGGCCGGACGACAAGGTCCTCGCGGTGCCGTCCGACGACCCGCGGCTGGAGCACCTGCGCGACATCCACCACCTGAACGAGTTCCACAAGCTGGAGATCGAGCACTTCTTCCAGGTCTACAAGGACCTGGAGCCGGCCAAGAGCGTCGAGGGCTCGCAGTGGGTGGGCCGCGCCGAGGCGGAGGCCGAGATCAAGCGCTCCTACCAGCGTGAGATCGACCGGCTCGCGAAGGAGGCCGCCGAGGGCGGCGAGCACCACTGA
- the dacB gene encoding D-alanyl-D-alanine carboxypeptidase/D-alanyl-D-alanine-endopeptidase yields MPSNEQPEWPSEDTDVSSGESSADGGATAQLPVPGKVSLPESPTLFVPAERDAEKTQFIPAAKPDAESTQVIDLRQVPEQETEPHQVPRPQPQQSAEPAQPRPQPAQPAQQPQQPAQQQPAEPAQSRPQPAPNQEPSQPVPPAAVPPVQPMRIEPSGEIHPAEATTGDEKPPAEPEPEPKRRRKGVLISSIVALVLVIAVGAALATPYVSNRLGLPWAPNLPKGDSPEPVPVALSLKAPSASAPEPTSSGVSSALAGPAANAALGTLTGAVIDPATGELLWDRNSGQFRTPASTTKLLTTSAALLAMDPGTQLSTKVVQGSSPDTAVIVAGGDITLSSLPAGQQSVYAGAAHLDDLVAQVKQASGGTIKKVQIDTSIWSGAQTAPGWAPDDAPIYTAAMTPVMLDGGLTDPTNDHSVRVAQPANTVLQTFAQRLGATASGQATAPQDAKVLGEVKSAPLSELIAHALEASDNTLADAIGRMTAVATGADASFAGAAQATLSVLSQNGFDVSQVKLSDNSGLSPQNSVPAKLLAQVLAVAAGPDGKDPRTAKLRPMLAGLPVAGGSGTLADRYEAPNSRSGKGWVRAKTGTLSGVHTLAGVVLDEDGRVLVFALMSDGADQDPARAALDVVAASLRGCGCR; encoded by the coding sequence GTGCCGAGCAACGAACAGCCAGAGTGGCCGTCCGAAGACACCGACGTCAGCAGCGGGGAGAGTTCCGCTGACGGCGGCGCCACGGCCCAGCTGCCCGTGCCCGGCAAGGTTTCCCTGCCCGAATCGCCGACGTTGTTCGTGCCTGCCGAGCGGGACGCGGAGAAGACGCAGTTCATCCCGGCGGCCAAGCCGGACGCGGAAAGCACGCAGGTCATCGACCTGCGGCAGGTGCCGGAGCAGGAGACCGAGCCGCACCAGGTCCCGCGGCCGCAGCCGCAGCAGTCCGCCGAGCCGGCCCAGCCCCGGCCGCAGCCCGCCCAACCAGCGCAGCAGCCGCAGCAGCCCGCCCAGCAGCAGCCTGCCGAACCGGCGCAGTCCCGGCCGCAGCCCGCGCCGAACCAGGAGCCGTCGCAGCCGGTGCCGCCCGCGGCCGTCCCGCCGGTGCAGCCGATGCGCATCGAGCCCAGCGGCGAAATTCACCCCGCGGAGGCGACCACCGGGGATGAGAAACCGCCCGCCGAACCCGAGCCGGAGCCGAAGCGCCGCCGCAAGGGCGTGCTGATCAGCAGCATCGTGGCGCTGGTGCTGGTCATCGCGGTGGGCGCCGCGTTGGCCACGCCGTACGTCTCCAACCGGCTCGGCCTGCCGTGGGCGCCGAACCTGCCCAAGGGCGACAGCCCGGAGCCGGTGCCGGTGGCCCTCTCGCTGAAGGCGCCCAGCGCGTCGGCGCCGGAACCGACGTCGTCCGGGGTGTCCTCGGCGCTGGCCGGCCCGGCCGCGAATGCCGCGCTGGGCACGCTCACCGGCGCCGTGATCGACCCGGCGACCGGCGAACTGCTGTGGGACCGCAACTCCGGCCAGTTCCGCACCCCGGCGTCCACCACCAAACTGCTGACCACCTCCGCGGCGTTGCTCGCGATGGACCCGGGCACGCAGCTGAGCACGAAGGTCGTGCAGGGCTCTTCGCCGGACACCGCTGTCATCGTCGCGGGCGGGGACATCACGTTGTCCTCGTTGCCCGCCGGGCAGCAGTCGGTGTACGCCGGCGCCGCCCACCTCGACGACCTCGTCGCCCAGGTCAAGCAGGCCAGCGGCGGCACGATCAAGAAGGTCCAGATCGACACCTCGATCTGGTCCGGCGCGCAGACCGCGCCGGGCTGGGCGCCCGACGACGCCCCGATCTACACCGCCGCGATGACCCCGGTGATGCTCGACGGCGGCCTCACCGACCCGACGAACGACCACTCGGTGCGGGTCGCGCAGCCGGCGAACACCGTGCTGCAGACGTTCGCGCAGCGCCTCGGCGCGACCGCGTCCGGCCAGGCGACGGCGCCGCAGGACGCGAAGGTGCTCGGCGAGGTGAAGTCCGCGCCGCTGAGCGAACTGATCGCGCACGCGCTGGAGGCCTCGGACAACACGCTCGCGGACGCGATCGGCCGGATGACGGCCGTCGCGACCGGCGCCGACGCGTCGTTCGCCGGCGCCGCGCAGGCGACCCTGTCCGTGCTGTCGCAGAACGGGTTCGACGTCTCGCAGGTCAAGCTGAGCGACAACAGCGGACTGTCCCCGCAGAACAGCGTCCCGGCGAAGCTGCTCGCGCAGGTGCTGGCCGTCGCCGCGGGACCGGACGGGAAGGACCCGCGCACCGCGAAGCTGCGCCCGATGCTGGCCGGGCTGCCGGTGGCAGGCGGCAGCGGCACCCTCGCCGACCGCTACGAAGCCCCGAACTCCCGGTCCGGCAAGGGGTGGGTCCGCGCCAAGACGGGCACTCTGTCCGGCGTCCACACGTTGGCAGGGGTAGTGCTGGACGAGGACGGCCGGGTCCTGGTGTTCGCGTTGATGTCCGACGGCGCCGACCAGGACCCCGCGCGGGCGGCACTGGACGTCGTCGCGGCCTCGCTGAGGGGCTGTGGTTGCCGATAG
- a CDS encoding zinc-dependent metalloprotease, producing the protein MSEVASRPVVDWSLAASTGAFLARGGPVVSREEAGLAVTELRELSLDAEAHVRELTGLGAGLPLLPGDVVDRPGWVRSAAAGLDALTAKALPPNPAGPLGPVLAGGAGVQTGVVLAFLASRVLGQYDPFGGPDGGGRLLLVAPNVVTAQQALQVPGRDFRLWVCLHESTHRLQFTAVGWLRDYFADEVERLVGGLTGDDDGMADLLGRLPDALREARRAKADGLVAVGQLLRSPEQREVFDRLLALSTLLEGHADYVMDAVGPGVVPSVETIRARFTERRKGGGLLDRLLRALLGVDAKIRQYAQGAAFTRHVVDRVGMAGFNAVWTSPNTLPTRAEIADPEAWVRRVHP; encoded by the coding sequence ATGAGCGAGGTTGCGTCCCGGCCGGTCGTGGACTGGTCACTGGCCGCTTCCACGGGCGCCTTCCTCGCCCGTGGCGGGCCGGTGGTCTCCCGCGAGGAAGCCGGCCTGGCCGTGACCGAGCTGCGGGAGCTGTCGCTCGACGCCGAGGCCCACGTCCGCGAGCTGACCGGGCTGGGCGCCGGGCTGCCGCTGCTCCCCGGTGACGTGGTGGACCGGCCCGGCTGGGTGCGCTCGGCGGCCGCCGGGCTCGACGCGCTCACCGCGAAGGCGCTGCCGCCGAACCCGGCGGGGCCGCTGGGGCCCGTCCTGGCCGGTGGCGCCGGCGTGCAGACCGGCGTGGTGCTGGCCTTCCTGGCCTCGCGCGTGCTGGGCCAGTACGACCCGTTCGGCGGCCCGGACGGCGGTGGCCGGCTGCTGCTGGTGGCGCCGAACGTGGTCACCGCGCAGCAGGCGCTGCAGGTGCCGGGCCGCGACTTCCGGCTGTGGGTGTGCCTGCACGAGAGCACGCACCGGCTGCAGTTCACCGCCGTCGGCTGGCTGCGGGACTACTTCGCCGACGAGGTCGAACGCCTGGTCGGCGGCCTCACCGGCGACGACGACGGGATGGCCGACCTGCTCGGCAGGCTGCCGGACGCGTTGCGCGAGGCCCGGCGCGCCAAGGCGGACGGGCTGGTCGCGGTGGGGCAGCTGTTGCGCTCGCCCGAGCAGCGCGAGGTGTTCGACCGGCTGCTGGCGCTGTCCACGCTCCTCGAAGGGCACGCGGACTACGTGATGGACGCGGTGGGGCCGGGCGTGGTGCCCAGCGTCGAGACGATCCGCGCGCGGTTCACCGAGCGGCGCAAGGGCGGCGGCCTGCTGGACCGGCTGCTGCGGGCGCTGCTCGGGGTGGACGCCAAGATCCGCCAGTACGCGCAGGGCGCGGCCTTCACCCGGCACGTCGTCGACCGGGTCGGGATGGCCGGGTTCAACGCCGTCTGGACCTCGCCCAACACGCTGCCGACCCGGGCCGAGATCGCCGATCCCGAGGCTTGGGTGCGGCGCGTCCACCCGTGA
- the tilS gene encoding tRNA lysidine(34) synthetase TilS gives MTGPHPAVAAVRRAVRNLLAECPGVPAIDVALSGGADSLALTEAAVFAGRRLGLPVRALVVDHGLQAGSARVAEEAAGTARKLGVDSAEVLTVEVTGPGGPEAAARNARYAALRAHHRGIVLLGHTRDDQAETVLLGLGRGSGPRSIAGMRAVDLPWGRPLLDVPRATTRDACRALGLTPWEDPHNRDPRYTRVRLRAEVLPLLEDVLNGGVAAALARTAAQLREDSEALDALAADFLARHGKPDIGELAPLPASLRRRILRNWLAAHGARDLTDAHLRSVDALVARWRGQGGVWLPGGLVVTRTHGRLAMNPPETRGD, from the coding sequence GTGACCGGGCCGCACCCCGCGGTCGCCGCGGTGCGCCGCGCGGTGCGGAACCTGCTGGCGGAGTGCCCCGGCGTGCCCGCCATCGACGTGGCGCTGTCCGGCGGGGCCGATTCGCTGGCGCTCACCGAGGCCGCCGTGTTCGCCGGGCGGCGGCTCGGGCTGCCGGTGCGGGCACTGGTCGTGGACCACGGCCTGCAGGCGGGTTCCGCGCGCGTGGCCGAGGAGGCGGCCGGGACGGCGCGCAAGCTCGGAGTGGACTCCGCCGAAGTCCTGACCGTCGAGGTGACCGGCCCGGGTGGACCGGAAGCGGCCGCCCGGAACGCCCGTTATGCCGCGCTCCGCGCACACCACCGCGGGATCGTCCTCCTCGGCCACACCCGCGACGACCAGGCCGAGACCGTCCTGCTCGGACTCGGGCGCGGCTCCGGTCCGCGCTCGATCGCCGGCATGCGTGCTGTGGATCTCCCGTGGGGTAGGCCACTCCTCGACGTGCCCCGCGCGACCACCCGGGACGCCTGCCGCGCGCTCGGCCTGACCCCGTGGGAGGACCCGCACAACCGCGATCCGCGCTACACCCGGGTGCGCCTGCGCGCGGAAGTGCTGCCGCTGCTGGAAGACGTCCTCAACGGCGGGGTCGCGGCGGCACTGGCCCGCACGGCCGCCCAGCTCAGGGAGGATTCCGAGGCGCTCGACGCGCTTGCCGCGGACTTCCTGGCACGGCACGGAAAACCGGACATCGGGGAACTCGCGCCGCTGCCCGCATCCCTCCGCAGGAGGATCCTGCGGAACTGGCTCGCCGCGCACGGCGCGCGCGACCTCACCGACGCCCACCTGCGGTCCGTCGACGCGCTGGTCGCGCGGTGGCGCGGCCAGGGCGGCGTTTGGCTACCCGGCGGCTTGGTGGTGACCCGGACGCATGGCAGGCTTGCCATGAATCCACCGGAAACAAGAGGGGACTGA
- the hpt gene encoding hypoxanthine phosphoribosyltransferase, which translates to MYEGEIASVLITEQQINDKITELAKQIAADYERETSAGDLLLVGVLKGAVMFMTDFARVLPMPAQLEFMAVSSYGSSTSSSGVVRILKDLDRDITGRHVLIVEDIVDSGLTLSWLLKNLASRNPASLEVVTLLRKPEAVKVDVPVRYVGFDIPNEFVVGYGLDYAERYRDLPYIGTLDPKVYGA; encoded by the coding sequence GTGTACGAAGGCGAGATCGCCTCCGTCCTCATCACCGAGCAGCAGATCAACGACAAGATCACCGAGCTCGCCAAGCAGATCGCCGCGGACTACGAGCGCGAGACCTCTGCCGGCGACCTGCTGCTGGTGGGCGTGCTCAAGGGCGCCGTCATGTTCATGACCGATTTCGCCCGGGTGCTGCCGATGCCGGCGCAGCTGGAGTTCATGGCCGTCTCCTCGTACGGTTCGTCCACGTCGTCCTCCGGCGTGGTGCGGATCCTCAAGGACCTCGACCGGGACATCACCGGGCGGCACGTGCTGATCGTCGAGGACATCGTCGACTCCGGACTGACCCTGTCCTGGCTGCTGAAGAACCTGGCGAGCCGCAACCCGGCGTCGCTGGAGGTCGTCACGCTGCTGCGCAAGCCGGAGGCGGTCAAGGTGGACGTGCCGGTGCGGTACGTCGGCTTCGACATCCCCAACGAGTTCGTGGTCGGGTACGGCCTCGACTACGCGGAGCGCTACCGGGACCTGCCCTACATCGGCACCCTTGATCCGAAGGTGTACGGCGCCTGA
- a CDS encoding ESX secretion-associated protein EspG gives MARAELLTPLELDFLWESFGAGELPYPLEVRSHGATMDERAQLRRQTLDRLAARGAADGRGRPAPHVEEFFEVLAGSETSLDSVHITAPDARPLLAVAAALAGRGVLAVHDERGFHFQPMPADGLASAIVSLLPAARRGSEKSITVPLEQLMTATGADFLQRRAAAGERTSADDDRKALARLQAQPRLRGGQIGANARSRSGAKTRPPVLSWFDTDDGRYFTQASRGHDGRDWITIAPADAANLRHRLSEMLVSAAGETLAPGGAW, from the coding sequence ATGGCGCGAGCGGAGCTGCTCACTCCGCTGGAACTGGACTTCCTGTGGGAGTCCTTCGGAGCAGGCGAACTGCCGTACCCGCTGGAGGTGCGCTCGCACGGCGCGACGATGGACGAGCGCGCGCAGCTGCGACGGCAGACCCTGGACCGGCTCGCCGCGCGCGGCGCGGCCGACGGCCGGGGCCGCCCCGCGCCGCACGTCGAGGAGTTCTTCGAGGTGCTGGCGGGGTCGGAGACCAGCCTGGACAGCGTGCACATCACCGCGCCGGACGCGCGTCCGCTGCTCGCCGTGGCGGCGGCGCTCGCCGGGCGCGGCGTGCTCGCGGTGCACGACGAGCGGGGCTTCCACTTCCAGCCGATGCCCGCGGACGGCCTCGCGAGCGCCATCGTGTCCCTGCTGCCCGCCGCCCGGCGGGGCAGCGAGAAGTCGATCACCGTGCCGCTCGAGCAGCTGATGACGGCCACCGGGGCCGACTTCCTGCAGCGCCGCGCCGCGGCCGGCGAGCGGACCAGCGCGGACGACGACCGCAAGGCGCTGGCCCGGCTCCAGGCCCAGCCGCGGCTGCGCGGCGGGCAGATCGGCGCCAACGCCCGCAGCCGCAGTGGCGCGAAGACGAGGCCGCCGGTGCTGAGCTGGTTCGACACCGACGACGGCCGCTACTTCACGCAGGCCAGCCGCGGGCACGACGGCCGCGACTGGATCACCATCGCCCCCGCGGACGCGGCGAACCTGCGGCACCGGTTGAGCGAGATGCTGGTCAGCGCGGCTGGCGAGACGCTGGCGCCGGGTGGTGCCTGGTGA
- a CDS encoding ESX secretion-associated protein EspG — protein MNRPEFFTPMTFDFLWEAAGIGELPYPLQVRSHGATMDERARLRQRAHEELKARGLRDHYGRLDPRVEDWFRVLAQGSTSIDAVHIPDFQVPPVSILAATDGTLGVVAIQDADGIWIRPAFPEGLASTVVDLLPPGTRGTEASITLPVDEALRIQPARAAVPVGGDPKPRRRSLSEGSSDPREAYARLAGQPRLRGGQLAANSRSEVSGRRRSPVLGWFDTATGRYLSLSRPGADGREWVTVSSADAKTLRTRLGEMVAGVTTEPGN, from the coding sequence GTGAACCGCCCCGAGTTCTTCACCCCGATGACGTTCGACTTCCTCTGGGAGGCGGCGGGCATCGGCGAGCTGCCGTACCCGCTGCAGGTGCGCTCACACGGCGCGACCATGGACGAGCGCGCGCGGCTGCGGCAGCGGGCCCACGAGGAGCTGAAGGCCCGCGGCCTGCGCGACCACTACGGCCGCCTCGACCCCCGGGTCGAGGACTGGTTCCGCGTGCTGGCGCAGGGCTCCACCAGCATCGACGCCGTGCACATCCCGGACTTCCAGGTGCCACCGGTGTCGATCCTCGCCGCCACCGACGGCACGCTCGGCGTGGTCGCCATCCAGGACGCCGACGGCATCTGGATCCGGCCCGCCTTCCCGGAGGGGCTGGCCTCGACGGTCGTCGACCTGCTGCCGCCGGGCACGCGCGGCACGGAGGCTTCCATCACACTTCCGGTCGACGAGGCGCTGCGCATTCAGCCGGCCAGGGCGGCGGTCCCGGTCGGCGGCGACCCGAAGCCGCGGCGCCGGTCGCTGTCCGAGGGCTCCTCCGACCCGCGCGAGGCCTACGCGCGGCTCGCCGGCCAGCCCCGGCTGCGTGGTGGTCAACTGGCCGCGAACAGCAGGTCCGAGGTGAGCGGTCGTCGCAGGTCACCGGTGCTGGGCTGGTTCGACACGGCCACCGGCCGGTACCTGAGCCTGTCCCGGCCGGGCGCCGACGGGCGGGAGTGGGTGACCGTCTCCTCCGCGGACGCGAAAACGCTGCGCACCAGGCTGGGCGAGATGGTGGCGGGCGTCACAACCGAGCCGGGCAACTGA